The Mycolicibacterium doricum genome includes a region encoding these proteins:
- a CDS encoding ABC transporter family substrate-binding protein, translating into MTLRRLISAALVATLTLTACSSGNEETPPAGGSAELGATNDINPQDVGNLRQGGNLRLALSGFPPNFNTLHIDGNLGELGGLLRPTMPRAFVLSPAGEPSVNQDYFTEVELTGTDPQTVTYTINPKAVWSDGTPITWEDIASQIAAQSGRDERFLIAAPNGTERVASVTRGVDDRQAVVTFADHYADWKGMFAGNSMLYPKSVTATPEAFNTALLNGPAPSAGPFIVSSVDKAAQRIRLSRNPNWWGAAPKLDTITYTVLDDAAKIPALQNNALDAVGLVSLDELTIAQRTAGVSIRRAPAASWYHLTINGAPGSILNDPALRRAIAKGIDRQVIADVSQRGLVATPTTLDNHIYVAGQEGYQSNGIPFDREAANRELDALGWRLNGQFREKDGRQLVIRDVFYDGQSTRQIAQVAQNLLAQIGVKLDLIAAPGGALFTQYVTPGNFDIAQFGYAGDAFPLSSLTQIYAATGEGNVGKIGSPQIDAQIEKTLSELDPAKAREHANELDKMLWAVVHSLPLFQSAGNVAVRSSLANYGPAGIGDLDYTKIGFVK; encoded by the coding sequence ATGACGTTGCGACGCCTCATCTCGGCCGCCCTCGTTGCCACCCTCACCCTCACGGCGTGTTCGAGCGGCAACGAGGAGACGCCGCCGGCCGGTGGTAGCGCGGAGCTCGGCGCCACCAACGACATCAACCCGCAGGACGTGGGCAATCTGCGTCAGGGCGGCAATCTGCGCCTGGCGCTCAGTGGTTTCCCACCCAACTTCAACACACTGCACATCGACGGCAACCTGGGCGAACTTGGTGGGCTGCTACGCCCGACGATGCCACGCGCCTTCGTCCTCTCCCCCGCCGGCGAGCCGTCCGTCAACCAGGACTACTTCACCGAAGTGGAGCTGACGGGTACCGATCCGCAGACGGTGACCTACACCATCAACCCCAAAGCGGTGTGGAGCGACGGCACGCCGATCACCTGGGAGGACATCGCCAGCCAGATCGCCGCCCAGAGCGGTAGGGACGAAAGGTTCCTTATCGCCGCGCCGAATGGCACCGAGCGGGTCGCCTCGGTGACCCGCGGGGTCGACGACCGTCAGGCGGTCGTCACGTTCGCCGATCACTACGCCGACTGGAAGGGCATGTTCGCCGGTAACAGCATGCTTTACCCGAAGAGCGTGACAGCAACGCCGGAGGCGTTCAACACCGCACTGCTCAACGGGCCCGCCCCGTCGGCGGGCCCGTTCATCGTCAGCAGCGTCGACAAGGCTGCACAGCGGATCAGGTTGAGCCGCAACCCGAACTGGTGGGGCGCGGCCCCGAAGCTGGACACCATCACCTACACGGTGCTCGACGACGCGGCCAAGATCCCAGCGCTGCAGAACAACGCGCTCGACGCGGTTGGGCTCGTCTCCCTCGACGAACTCACGATTGCGCAGCGCACCGCCGGGGTGTCCATCCGCCGGGCACCGGCGGCCAGCTGGTACCACCTGACCATCAACGGTGCGCCGGGCTCCATCCTGAACGACCCGGCACTGCGCAGGGCAATCGCCAAGGGCATCGACCGGCAAGTCATCGCCGATGTCAGCCAGCGCGGCCTCGTGGCGACCCCCACCACGCTGGACAACCACATCTACGTGGCTGGCCAGGAGGGCTATCAGAGCAACGGTATCCCGTTCGACCGGGAGGCCGCCAACCGCGAACTCGATGCGCTCGGCTGGCGTCTGAACGGGCAGTTCCGGGAGAAAGACGGCAGGCAACTGGTGATCCGCGACGTGTTCTACGACGGGCAGAGCACCCGGCAGATCGCGCAGGTCGCCCAGAACCTGCTGGCACAGATCGGCGTGAAACTCGACCTGATCGCGGCCCCGGGCGGTGCGTTGTTCACCCAGTACGTCACACCGGGCAACTTCGACATCGCCCAGTTCGGTTACGCCGGGGACGCATTCCCGTTGTCCAGCTTGACCCAGATCTATGCCGCGACCGGTGAAGGCAACGTAGGCAAGATCGGCAGCCCGCAGATCGACGCGCAGATCGAGAAGACGCTGTCCGAACTCGACCCGGCCAAGGCCCGCGAACACGCCAACGAACTGGACAAGATGCTGTGGGCGGTGGTGCACAGCCTGCCGCTGTTCCAGTCGGCAGGCAACGTCGCCGTCCGCAGCAGCCTCGCCAACTACGGACCGGCCGGCATCGGCGACCTGGATTACACGAAAATCGGTTTCGTGAAGTAA
- a CDS encoding dipeptide ABC transporter ATP-binding protein: MSLLEVTGLTVTFATDAERVAAVRGLDYHVDAAEVVALVGESGAGKSAGAMAVAGLLPEHAEVAGSVRLDGTELLGLSDAEMSRIRGRRIGTVFQDPMSALTPVYTVGDQIAEALRVHNRDLGRRAARARAVELLELVGIAQPERRARAFPHELSGGERQRVVIAIAIANDPDLLICDEPTTALDVTVQAQILEVLRTARDVTGAGVLIITHDLGVVAEFADRALVMYAGRAVEIASVSELYAERRMPYTVGLLGSVPRLDAPQGERLVPIPGAPPSLAALPPGCPFAPRCPLAIDECRAGEPELVEVAPGHRAACIRTEHVAGRSAAEVYGVSTAPPASPPSADDPVVLRVSDLVKTYALTKGTVFRRRIGEVRAVDGISFELQQGRTLGIVGESGSGKSTTLHQILELVPPQAGSIEVLGSDVAGLDRGARRALRGDLQVVFQDPVASLDPRLPVFDVLAEPLQADNFDKTRIDERVAELLGIVGLRREDASRYPAEFSGGQKQRIGIARALATQPRILALDEPVSALDVSIQAGVINLLLDLQEQFGLSYLFVSHDLSVVRHLAHRVAVMHKGAIVEQGDGEQIFIAPRHAYTRSLLAAVPQPTVPQR, translated from the coding sequence ATGAGCCTGCTCGAGGTCACCGGGCTGACGGTGACATTCGCGACCGACGCCGAGCGGGTGGCCGCGGTACGCGGCCTGGACTATCACGTCGACGCCGCAGAGGTGGTGGCGCTCGTCGGGGAGTCCGGTGCCGGGAAATCGGCCGGCGCGATGGCCGTCGCCGGGTTGCTGCCCGAGCACGCGGAGGTGGCCGGTTCCGTGCGGTTGGACGGCACCGAACTGCTCGGCCTCTCCGATGCCGAGATGTCTCGGATCCGCGGCCGAAGGATCGGCACGGTGTTCCAGGATCCGATGTCGGCGCTGACGCCGGTGTACACGGTCGGGGACCAGATCGCCGAGGCACTGCGCGTGCACAACCGCGACCTCGGCCGCCGCGCCGCACGCGCCCGCGCGGTCGAACTGCTCGAACTGGTCGGCATCGCGCAGCCGGAGCGCCGCGCCCGGGCCTTTCCTCACGAACTGTCCGGCGGCGAGCGCCAGCGGGTAGTCATCGCGATCGCCATCGCCAACGACCCTGACCTGCTGATCTGCGACGAGCCGACCACCGCGCTGGACGTCACCGTGCAGGCGCAGATCCTCGAAGTGCTGCGGACGGCGCGCGACGTCACCGGGGCTGGCGTGCTGATCATTACCCACGACCTGGGCGTCGTCGCTGAGTTCGCCGACCGGGCGCTGGTGATGTACGCCGGCCGGGCCGTGGAGATCGCGTCGGTGTCGGAGCTGTATGCCGAGCGGCGCATGCCCTACACGGTCGGGTTGCTCGGGTCGGTGCCACGACTCGACGCGCCGCAGGGCGAGCGGCTGGTGCCGATTCCGGGTGCGCCGCCGTCGCTGGCGGCGCTGCCGCCGGGCTGCCCGTTCGCGCCGCGCTGCCCGCTAGCGATCGACGAGTGTCGCGCCGGCGAACCCGAGCTTGTCGAAGTGGCGCCGGGGCACCGGGCGGCGTGCATCCGCACCGAACACGTCGCGGGCCGCAGCGCCGCCGAGGTGTACGGCGTGTCCACCGCGCCTCCCGCGTCACCGCCGTCGGCCGACGATCCGGTGGTGCTGCGGGTGAGCGATCTGGTGAAGACCTACGCGTTGACCAAGGGCACCGTCTTCCGGCGCCGGATCGGCGAGGTCCGCGCCGTCGACGGCATCAGCTTCGAACTGCAACAGGGACGCACGCTGGGGATCGTCGGCGAATCCGGTTCGGGCAAGTCGACGACACTGCACCAGATCCTCGAACTCGTGCCGCCGCAGGCTGGTTCGATCGAGGTGCTCGGCTCCGACGTCGCCGGGCTCGACCGTGGGGCACGGCGTGCGCTGCGGGGGGATCTGCAGGTGGTGTTCCAGGATCCGGTGGCGTCGCTCGACCCACGGCTGCCGGTGTTCGATGTGCTGGCCGAACCGTTACAGGCCGACAACTTCGACAAGACCCGCATCGACGAGCGGGTGGCCGAACTACTCGGCATCGTGGGGCTGCGCCGCGAGGACGCCAGCCGCTACCCCGCGGAGTTTTCCGGCGGGCAGAAGCAGCGCATCGGCATCGCCCGGGCACTGGCCACCCAGCCGAGGATCCTCGCCCTCGACGAACCCGTCTCGGCGCTGGACGTGTCGATCCAGGCGGGCGTCATCAACCTGCTGCTGGACCTGCAGGAGCAGTTCGGGTTGTCGTATCTGTTCGTCTCGCACGACCTGTCGGTGGTGCGGCACCTCGCCCACCGGGTCGCCGTCATGCACAAGGGCGCCATCGTCGAGCAGGGCGACGGCGAGCAGATCTTCATCGCACCGCGACACGCTTACACGCGGAGTCTGTTGGCGGCGGTGCCCCAGCCGACGGTCCCGCAACGTTAG
- a CDS encoding ABC transporter permease: protein MTDSTSTTARSGLDSSRFASRRTLVLRRFVRNKPAVGALVVLVLMFAGCYLLPPLLPHSYTDLDYYALQQPPTTEHWFGTNALGQDLLAQTLRGMQKSMLIGVAVAFISTIIAATVGSIAGYFGGWRDRTLMWLVDLLLVVPSFILIAIVTPRTTESGTILWLILLLAAFSWMISSRMVRGLTMSLRDREFVVAARYMGVPHWRIIVRHIVPNVASILIIDTALNVGLAVLAETGLSYLGFGVQRPDVSLGTLIADGTGSVTTFPWVFLFPAGVLVLIVLCANLVGDGLRDALDPGIRPARRGRKR from the coding sequence GTGACGGATTCGACGAGCACCACCGCCCGATCCGGACTGGACAGCTCGCGGTTCGCGTCGCGACGCACCCTGGTCCTGCGGCGGTTCGTGCGCAACAAGCCGGCGGTCGGCGCGCTGGTGGTGCTGGTGCTGATGTTCGCCGGGTGTTACCTGTTGCCGCCGCTGCTGCCCCACAGCTACACCGACCTGGACTACTACGCGCTACAGCAGCCACCGACGACCGAACACTGGTTCGGAACCAACGCCCTGGGCCAGGACCTGCTGGCTCAGACGCTGCGCGGTATGCAGAAGTCGATGCTCATCGGCGTCGCAGTCGCGTTCATCTCGACGATCATCGCGGCCACCGTCGGATCGATCGCCGGCTACTTCGGCGGATGGCGCGACCGCACGCTGATGTGGCTGGTCGACCTCCTGTTGGTGGTGCCCAGCTTCATCCTCATCGCCATCGTGACGCCGCGGACCACGGAGTCCGGCACGATCCTGTGGCTGATCCTGCTGCTGGCGGCGTTCAGCTGGATGATCAGCTCTCGCATGGTGCGGGGCCTGACAATGAGCCTGCGCGACCGCGAATTCGTCGTCGCGGCGCGCTACATGGGTGTGCCGCACTGGCGGATCATCGTGCGCCACATTGTGCCCAACGTGGCGTCGATCCTCATCATCGACACCGCGCTCAACGTCGGGCTGGCGGTGCTCGCCGAAACCGGGCTGAGCTACCTGGGATTCGGTGTGCAGCGGCCGGACGTCTCGCTGGGCACGCTGATCGCCGACGGCACCGGTTCGGTCACCACCTTCCCGTGGGTGTTCCTGTTCCCGGCCGGCGTGCTGGTGCTGATCGTCCTGTGCGCCAACCTCGTCGGCGACGGGCTGCGCGACGCACTCGATCCGGGGATCCGGCCGGCCCGGAGAGGCCGGAAGAGATGA